The Paenibacillus dendritiformis region GAAAGATGATGAGAGCAAGAAAAAGCTCATTCTCCAAATTCATCCCGACCTTCAGCACAGCCCATAATCCCCTTTACATCGCCGGCATTTTCCAACATACTGAGAATAGAAGGAAGCGAGCTGTACAAGATAAAGAAGGATACAGCCGGCACATAAGGCTTGCTCGGGGCTTGCGTGCGGCGCTTGTACAAGCGGGATGTGCTTGCTTCTCATCCAGACAAGCTAATTAGGGGAGTGATCCGATGTTAAGCGACAAGCTGCTTGCGAAGTTGAACGATCAAATGAATTATGAATTTTATTCTTCCCAGGTGTACCTGGCGATGGCGGCTTATTGTTCGTCGGAGAGCTTTGACGGGTTCGCGAACTTTTTCATCGTGCAGTCGGAGGAAGAGAAATTCCACGGGATGAAAATTTACCACTTTATCAATGCACTGGGCAAACGGGCCATTGTCAGCGGCATGGACCATCCGCAGAATGAGTACGGCTCCTTGCTGGACGCCTTCGAGCATTCCTATGAGCATGAACAGACGGTGACCAAGCGAATCTATGA contains the following coding sequences:
- a CDS encoding ferritin codes for the protein MLSDKLLAKLNDQMNYEFYSSQVYLAMAAYCSSESFDGFANFFIVQSEEEKFHGMKIYHFINALGKRAIVSGMDHPQNEYGSLLDAFEHSYEHEQTVTKRIYELSDIAWDEREHATINFLKWFIDEQVEEEATFDGIIQKLRRIDNDSNAFYMLDAELAKRTFTPPAGEA